A portion of the Scleropages formosus chromosome 13, fSclFor1.1, whole genome shotgun sequence genome contains these proteins:
- the LOC108925212 gene encoding pre-mRNA-processing factor 39 produces MAAEGAEMGGSGDVVSEQETPATSEVMTTEVADAPQLVQEAAEEEESTAAAQYPTVLEEGDEEEEGELPADFDRLWRVAHENPLEFSSWTDLLQYCEQESHTTASRRALGTFLIRYPLCYGYWKKFADLEKRAGNTNRAHEVCVRGLKAIPLSVDLWIHYITLLQDTLNMNLPESTQHIRSAFESAVSAAGLDFHSDRLWEMYADWEREQSDLKAVTAIYDRVLRVPTQLYRGHFERFRAHLTAHHPQDILSTEEVGRLRAQLQQSKGGETNPEEPEEEKPPGEETPSDNTSIQDTEEDVQKMQELLLADRQKIYQQNEMEVGKRWAFEEAIKRPYFHVKPLDRAQLKAWHTYLDWEISEAEQQAQEGAVRGAEAQTSSCAGRERVLILFERCLIACALYEEFWTKYVRYLEPQSVEEARNVYRRACEVHLSHKHNMHLQWATFEERHGNITEARRVLKNLEQAMPGLAMVRLRRVGLERRTGRLDQAEELLREAVLQSKETPTLHAFYSIKLARFLLKLSKNSAKARTVLLEAIEISPDNSKLHMNLLELEVAGDPRGNGTGVQQCVSRALEAPLSPHTKLLFSQRGLQFAEDFGATVQSVLTVYDEHQKLLKELGNKKRSAENGDNDDPEKMSKLEESSAVPAPSMATPPAVPPMPMTTPPPPMMGGDMSGSHSAYGYGGWYQQQQYGGYGYQNPWNYNQYYPPS; encoded by the exons AAGTGGCCGATGCCCCCCAGTTGGTGCAGGAAGCtgccgaggaggaggagagcactgCGGCAGCACAGTACCCCACAGTCCTGGAGGAGggtgatgaagaggaagagggggaGCTCCCAGCAGATTTTGATAGGCTGTGGAGAGTGGCCCATGAAAATCCACTAGAGTTCTCTAGCTGGACTGACTTGTTGCAGTACTGTGAGCAAGAG AGTCACACAACAGCTTCTCGGCGTGCCTTGGGGACATTTCTGATCAGATACCCCCTCTGCTATGGCTACTGGAAGAAGTTTGCTGACCTGGAGAAGCGTGCTGGGAACACAAACCGAGCTCATGAA GTGTGCGTGCGAGGTTTGAAGGCCATTCCTCTGAGCGTTGACCTGTGGATCCACTACATAACCCTTCTGCAGGACACTCTGAACATGAACCTGCCAGAGTCTACACAGCACATTCGCAG tgCTTTTGAGTCAGCCGTATCGGCGGCGGGTCTGGACTTCCACTCAGACCGGCTGTGGGAGATGTATGCGGACTGGGAGCGAGAGCAAAGTGACCTAAAAGCTGTGACAGCCATCTATGACAGAGTGCTGAGGGTCCCCACACAGCTGTACAGGGGGCATTTTGAGAG GTTTAGGGCTCACCTGACGGCTCATCACCCACAAGACATTCTATCCACTGAGGAAGTAGGGCGACTGCGTGCACAACTGCAGCAGAGTAAAGGGGGTGAGACCAATCCTGAAGAGCCAGAGGAGGAGAAACCCCCAGGGGAGGAGACCCCCAGTGACAACACCAGCATCCAGGATACG gAGGAAGATGTGCAGAAAATGCAAGAACTGTTGTTAGCGGACAGACAGAAAATCTACCAGCAGAATGAGATGGAAGTAGGGAAGCGGTGGGCCTTTGAGGAAGCG ATCAAGAGGCCTTATTTCCACGTTAAGCCCCTGGACAGGGCTCAATTGAAAGCATGGCACACCTACTTGGACTGGGAAATAAGTGAAGCAGAGCAGCAAGCCCAGGAAGGTGCAGTCAGGGGGGCAGAGGCACAGACCAGTAGCTGTGCAGGACGTGAGCGTGTGCTGATTCTGTTTGAGCGCTGCCTGATCGCCTGTGCTCTGTACGAGGAGTTCTGGACCAAG TATGTGCGGTACCTGGAGCCGCAGAGTGTGGAAGAGGCACGTAACGTGTATCGCCGTGCCTGTGAAGTCCATCTGTCGCACAAACATAACATGCACCTGCAGTGGGCCACCTTTGAAGAGAGGCACG GCAACATTACTGAAGCAAGGCGTGTACTGAAGAATCTGGAGCAGGCCATGCCAGGCCTGGCAATGGTGCGCTTGCGGAGGGTAGGGCTGGAGCGCCGCACAGGCCGACTAGACCAGGCGGAGGAGTTGCTGCGGGAGGCAGTGCTCCAAAGCAAGGAAACACCCACCCTCCATGCTTTCTACTCCATCAAACTGGCCAGGTTCCTTCTGAAGCTCTCAAAGAACTCAGCCAAGGCCAGGACTGTGTTGCTGGAAGCTATAGAGATCAGCCCA GACAACAGCAAGCTGCATATGAACCTCTTGGAGCTGGAGGTGGCTGGAGACCCGCGTGGTAATGGCACCGGGGTGCAACAGTGTGTGAGCCGAGCCCTGGAGGCCCCTCTTTCTCCCCACACCAAACTTCTCTTTTCCCAGCGGGGTCTGCAGTTTGCTGAGGACTTTGGAGCCACGGTGCAGAG TGTCCTCACTGTGTACGATGAACACCAGAAGCTGCTGAAGGAACTTGGCAATAAGAAGCGCAGTGCTGAAAATGG GGATAATGATGACcctgaaaagatgagcaaactGGAGGAGAGCTCTGCAGTCCCAGCACCTTCTATGGCCACTCCTCCAGCTGTACCTCCCATGCCCATGaccacacctcctcctcccaTGATGGGCGGAGACATGAGCGGTTCGCACTCTGCATACGGCTATGGAGGCTGGTATCAG cagcagcagtacgGGGGTTATGGCTACCAGAATCCTTGGAACTACAATCAGTACTATCCTCCCAGCTAA